From Brassica oleracea var. oleracea cultivar TO1000 chromosome C3, BOL, whole genome shotgun sequence, a single genomic window includes:
- the LOC106334412 gene encoding uncharacterized protein LOC106334412: MPRQNQTVENLLLLGKIRERGCSSPTSSSPSVLREDYRFKRAITTHVPTWRLMGRSQSPSLRDAAASPCGSKTLWEMNEVPSPRVLEEESVVKGSRKSRKESVRVPLPPPRSVRSGSLPAHLSDPSHSPVSESERMEGTGSRQRKGSSTAQKLRLGDCNVEAKNHVSNGSFMDIETRSRAVTPTGTTMGVKTRLKECSNALTTSKELLKIINRMWGQEARPSSSTSLVSALHSELERAYKSTS, translated from the exons ATGCCTAGGCAAAACCAAACCGTGGAGAATCTTCTCCTTCTCGGAAAAATCAGGGAACGTGGTTGCTCTTCACCAACGTCTTCGTCTCCCTCTGTTCTCAGAGAAGATTACCGTTTCAAGAGAGCCATCACTACTCATGTCCCCACATGGAGACTCATGGGACGATCTCAGTCTCCGTCGTTACGTGATGCTGCTGCTTCTCCGTGCGGGAGCAAGACTCTGTGGGAGATGAACGAGGTGCCTTCGCCGAGAGTTTTGGAAGAAGAGAGTGTGGTGAAGGGAAGTAGAAAGAGTAGAAAGGAGAGTGTGAGAGTGCCGCTTCCTCCCCCGAGGTCGGTTCGTTCTGGTTCTTTACCGGCTCACCTCTCTGATCCGTCGCATAGTCCTGTCTCTGAGTCTGAG AGGATGGAAGGGACTGGAAGTCGCCAGAGAAAAGGTTCCTCCACTGCGCAGAAGCTTAGGCTTGGAGACTGCAATGTGGAGGCAAAGAATCATGTTAGCAATGGCAGCTTCATGGAT ATTGAGACTCGATCACGGGCGGTGACACCTACTGGAACAACTATGGGAGTCAAAACACGGTTGAAAGAGTGTAGTAACGCTCTCACAACATCAAAAGAGCTTCTCAAAATCATCAACAGAATGTGGGGACAAGAAGCCCGCCCATCTTCAAGCACGTCCCTCGTCTCTGCTCTACACTCCGAGCTCGAAAGAGCTTACAAGTCAACCAGTTAA
- the LOC106334415 gene encoding uncharacterized protein LOC106334415 — protein MSRRNKNGPKLELKLNLSPPPSQANLMSLVRSPSRSNTTSPSSCVSSETYQEEMETTISMVLVGCPRCLMYVMLSQDDPKCPKCKSTVLLDFLHQDVSAATTAPADITKRNKTWWNFFV, from the coding sequence ATGAGCCGAAGGAACAAGAACGGCCCTAAGCTCGAGCTAAAGCTGAACCTCTCGCCACCTCCTTCTCAAGCCAACCTGATGAGTCTAGTTCGTTCTCCAAGCCGATCCAACACAACTTCACCAAGCTCATGCGTTTCATCTGAAACGTACCAGGAGGAGATGGAGACAACAATCTCAATGGTACTTGTTGGTTGCCCTCGTTGCCTTATGTACGTTATGCTCTCTCAAGATGACCCAAAATGTCCAAAATGCAAAAGCACGGTCCTACTAGATTTCCTCCACCAAGATGTCTCCGCCGCTACAACCGCTCCTGCCGATATCACGAAACGCAATAAGACCTGGTGGAACTTTTTTGTTTAA
- the LOC106334409 gene encoding lipid droplet-associated hydrolase-like isoform X2: protein MVNHLLRLPSVTPSLRCSLPPIGDMESEKELMNEAKRSVNFRLCRVSGSMTEVMEIQAESPKYHVLFIPGNPGVVSFYNDFLESLHQFLDGNASITAVGQISHTSKDWESGKLFSLQEQIDHKVEFIRQELESVKVPIILVGHSIGSYISLEILRKCPEKVLYCIGLYPFLTLNQQSTKQSLIGKLAASSLLSATASFLVASLGLLSMSAARRLVSYSLGASWSDTAVQATCTHLRQYHTMRNVLYMAMTEFRELAAEPDWEFMRENQSKLAFLFGIDDHWGPLHLFEEISKKAPGTSLSIESEGHTHGFCCTVAGSVWVAQHVATLIKTRLNQKRL, encoded by the exons ATGGTCAATCATCTTCTACGACTACCGTCGGTAACTCCGTCTCTCCGCTGCTCTCTTCCTCCGATCGGCG ATATGGAGAGTGAGAAGGAATTGATGAACGAAGCTAAAAGAAGTGTTAATTTCAGATTATGCAGAGTCTCTGG TTCAATGACGGAAGTGATGGAGATTCAAGCTGAGAGTCCCAAGTATCATGTACTGTTCATTCCGGGAAACCCAG GTGTTGTGTCATTTTACAATGACTTCTTGGAATCTTTACACCAGTTTCTTGATGGCAATGCGTCGATTACAG CTGTTGGGCAAATATCTCACACGAGCAAG GACTGGGAATCGGGTAAACTGTTTTCCTTGCAAGAACAAATCGATCATAAG GTTGAATTTATTAGGCAGGAGCTTGAGAGCGTGAAAGTTCCAATAATATTG GTTGGGCATTCTATTGGGTCTTATATATCCCTTGAAATATTAAGAAAGTGCCCGGAGAAG GTTCTATATTGCATTGGCCTATATCCATTTTTGACTTTGAACCAACAATCAACAAAGCAATCACTAATTGGGAAACTTGCAGC GTCTTCTCTCCTGTCGGCTACAGCAAGTTTTCTGGTTGCATCACTGGGACTGTTATCTATGTCGGCTGCACGTCGGCTTGTATCATACTCCCTTGGAGCTTCATGGTCTGATACTGCTGTTCAAGCTACTTGCACTCACTTGAGGCAG TATCACACTATGCGTAATGTTCTATATATGGCAATGACAGAGTTTAGAGAG CTCGCTGCAGAGCCAGATTGGGAGTTCATGAGAGAAAACCAGAGCAAGCTTGCGTTTTTATTTGGTATTGATGATCATTGGGGTCCACTGCATCTCTTTGAAGAG ATTTCAAAGAAGGCTCCTGGTACTTCCTTATCTATCGAGAGCGAAGGTCACACTCACGGGTTCTGCTGCACCGTGGCTGGCTCGGTGTGGGTTGCGCAGCACGTTGCCACTCTGATCAAGACCCGGTTGAATCAAAAGCGTTTATAA
- the LOC106334409 gene encoding lipid droplet-associated hydrolase-like isoform X1, with protein sequence MVNHLLRLPSVTPSLRCSLPPIGGSILQSLYSYSASSRCFFCCSRRRYRLNRVIADMESEKELMNEAKRSVNFRLCRVSGSMTEVMEIQAESPKYHVLFIPGNPGVVSFYNDFLESLHQFLDGNASITAVGQISHTSKDWESGKLFSLQEQIDHKVEFIRQELESVKVPIILVGHSIGSYISLEILRKCPEKVLYCIGLYPFLTLNQQSTKQSLIGKLAASSLLSATASFLVASLGLLSMSAARRLVSYSLGASWSDTAVQATCTHLRQYHTMRNVLYMAMTEFRELAAEPDWEFMRENQSKLAFLFGIDDHWGPLHLFEEISKKAPGTSLSIESEGHTHGFCCTVAGSVWVAQHVATLIKTRLNQKRL encoded by the exons ATGGTCAATCATCTTCTACGACTACCGTCGGTAACTCCGTCTCTCCGCTGCTCTCTTCCTCCGATCGGCGGTTCGATTCTCCAATCTCTGTACTCCTACTCCGCTTCTTCCAGGTGCTTTTTTTGTTGCTCTCGTAGAAGATATAGGTTGAATCGCGTGATCGCAGATATGGAGAGTGAGAAGGAATTGATGAACGAAGCTAAAAGAAGTGTTAATTTCAGATTATGCAGAGTCTCTGG TTCAATGACGGAAGTGATGGAGATTCAAGCTGAGAGTCCCAAGTATCATGTACTGTTCATTCCGGGAAACCCAG GTGTTGTGTCATTTTACAATGACTTCTTGGAATCTTTACACCAGTTTCTTGATGGCAATGCGTCGATTACAG CTGTTGGGCAAATATCTCACACGAGCAAG GACTGGGAATCGGGTAAACTGTTTTCCTTGCAAGAACAAATCGATCATAAG GTTGAATTTATTAGGCAGGAGCTTGAGAGCGTGAAAGTTCCAATAATATTG GTTGGGCATTCTATTGGGTCTTATATATCCCTTGAAATATTAAGAAAGTGCCCGGAGAAG GTTCTATATTGCATTGGCCTATATCCATTTTTGACTTTGAACCAACAATCAACAAAGCAATCACTAATTGGGAAACTTGCAGC GTCTTCTCTCCTGTCGGCTACAGCAAGTTTTCTGGTTGCATCACTGGGACTGTTATCTATGTCGGCTGCACGTCGGCTTGTATCATACTCCCTTGGAGCTTCATGGTCTGATACTGCTGTTCAAGCTACTTGCACTCACTTGAGGCAG TATCACACTATGCGTAATGTTCTATATATGGCAATGACAGAGTTTAGAGAG CTCGCTGCAGAGCCAGATTGGGAGTTCATGAGAGAAAACCAGAGCAAGCTTGCGTTTTTATTTGGTATTGATGATCATTGGGGTCCACTGCATCTCTTTGAAGAG ATTTCAAAGAAGGCTCCTGGTACTTCCTTATCTATCGAGAGCGAAGGTCACACTCACGGGTTCTGCTGCACCGTGGCTGGCTCGGTGTGGGTTGCGCAGCACGTTGCCACTCTGATCAAGACCCGGTTGAATCAAAAGCGTTTATAA